One window of Methanothermobacter thermautotrophicus genomic DNA carries:
- a CDS encoding MEDS domain-containing protein translates to MESEVDAMEGNLRKFRDLLREISGHRSMESLIRDMRAGDHICLIYDGDDEWRGAVVPFIVEGLRRGERCLYICSERAPDMVREELGREVPVDEFEDDGSLRIMDYRGASGEGIKDPERVVAILESESGRSVSEGFSGLRVTLEMGLVLGDISVMEDIIRYGTAIEASIEELECLGMCQYNRRLLSPQIMRGVILTHPLLVWHSTVYTNPYYISPQIILGDESGDGEVESWLENIRRENELLSSLENLMGLYDSFIDHAPGIVFLKDHSLRYILANRALLELSGGYDPTGKTDFDFMARDAAEACFESDLKALRDGESYSEEEVQGRVYGVYKFRVALPDGTSGVGGFALDITDRKAHEREVEISRNNFLGIVENSPEPMVIVDLDGVLLYSNPAAREFFGWSPEYSGVRTGIPLRRELQEIEVLSADGEVRVAEMMVTDTVWEGRESLLIRLHDITRLRRYEESLRSSLR, encoded by the coding sequence TTGGAATCTGAGGTGGATGCCATGGAGGGGAATCTCAGGAAGTTCAGGGATCTGCTCAGGGAGATATCAGGTCATAGGAGCATGGAGTCCCTCATCAGGGACATGAGGGCAGGGGACCATATATGCCTAATATATGATGGTGATGATGAGTGGAGGGGTGCCGTTGTCCCCTTCATTGTTGAAGGCCTCCGGAGGGGTGAGAGGTGCCTGTACATATGCAGTGAAAGGGCCCCTGATATGGTGCGGGAGGAACTTGGCAGGGAGGTCCCTGTGGATGAATTCGAAGACGATGGGAGCCTCAGGATAATGGATTACAGAGGGGCCTCCGGTGAGGGCATTAAGGACCCTGAAAGGGTGGTTGCTATTCTGGAATCTGAGAGTGGGAGAAGTGTCTCTGAAGGTTTCAGTGGCCTGCGGGTTACCCTTGAAATGGGGCTTGTCCTGGGGGATATCTCAGTAATGGAGGATATCATCAGATACGGAACAGCCATAGAGGCTTCCATTGAAGAATTGGAGTGTCTGGGTATGTGCCAGTACAACAGGAGGCTCCTGAGCCCCCAGATAATGAGGGGAGTCATCCTCACCCACCCCCTACTTGTCTGGCACTCAACGGTGTACACTAATCCCTACTATATAAGCCCGCAAATCATCCTCGGAGATGAATCCGGTGACGGTGAGGTTGAAAGCTGGCTTGAGAATATCAGGAGGGAGAATGAACTTCTAAGCTCCCTGGAGAACCTCATGGGCCTCTATGACAGTTTCATAGACCACGCCCCAGGCATAGTATTCCTGAAGGATCACAGTTTAAGGTACATCCTTGCAAACAGGGCTTTATTAGAGTTATCTGGGGGCTATGATCCCACAGGGAAGACTGACTTTGATTTTATGGCCAGGGATGCTGCAGAGGCATGTTTTGAGTCCGATCTGAAAGCCTTAAGGGATGGTGAGTCCTACAGTGAGGAGGAGGTCCAGGGTAGGGTCTACGGTGTCTATAAATTCAGGGTTGCGCTTCCAGACGGTACATCGGGTGTTGGGGGTTTTGCCCTTGACATAACCGATAGGAAGGCCCATGAGAGGGAGGTTGAGATCTCAAGGAATAATTTCCTGGGTATCGTTGAGAACAGTCCAGAGCCCATGGTGATAGTTGACCTTGATGGTGTACTCCTCTACTCAAACCCTGCTGCAAGGGAGTTCTTCGGGTGGTCCCCTGAATATAGTGGTGTGCGCACTGGCATACCCCTTAGGAGGGAGCTGCAGGAGATCGAGGTTCTGTCAGCAGATGGTGAGGTCCGTGTGGCTGAGATGATGGTCACGGATACCGTGTGGGAGGGCAGAGAATCCCTCCTCATAAGGCTCCATGACATCACAAGGCTCCGCAGATATGAGGAATCCCTCAGGAGTTCCCTCCGGTAG
- a CDS encoding UbiA family prenyltransferase yields the protein MNPYIEILRPVNAVMAVITVMLMALITGRFDFSVLLASVVVFTATGAGNVINDYFDHEIDAINRPERPIPSGRISRGVAGVYSIILFALASLMGFYLGLLPGLVVVSSSLLMVYYAWRLKKRCLVGNITISFLTGLSFVFGGIVLGEVRASILLGFYAFLMTMAREIVKDMEDVEGDRAEGATTLPITHGMRISGVLAASFMLIASLTSPSLYLLGIFSALYIPVLLLAVAVFLRAAIMILRGQDRATASRVSRMIKVGMALTFIAFAAGSGTITALTGLS from the coding sequence ATGAATCCATATATAGAGATACTCAGACCCGTAAATGCCGTCATGGCGGTGATAACAGTTATGCTGATGGCCCTCATCACGGGCAGATTCGATTTCAGTGTTCTCCTGGCATCTGTGGTTGTTTTCACAGCCACGGGTGCAGGTAATGTTATCAATGACTACTTTGACCATGAAATAGATGCCATAAACAGGCCAGAACGTCCCATACCATCAGGGAGGATCAGCAGGGGCGTTGCAGGGGTTTACTCAATCATACTATTTGCTCTGGCGTCCCTGATGGGTTTCTACCTTGGCCTGCTCCCGGGACTCGTTGTGGTCTCAAGTTCACTTCTCATGGTCTACTATGCATGGCGCCTCAAGAAAAGGTGCCTGGTGGGTAACATTACGATATCCTTCCTAACGGGCCTCAGCTTCGTCTTCGGGGGCATAGTCCTGGGGGAGGTGAGGGCTTCAATCCTCCTGGGCTTCTATGCCTTCCTGATGACCATGGCGAGGGAGATTGTCAAGGACATGGAGGATGTTGAGGGGGACCGGGCTGAGGGTGCAACAACACTCCCCATAACCCACGGGATGAGGATTTCAGGGGTCCTGGCAGCCTCCTTCATGCTGATCGCCAGCCTCACAAGTCCCAGCCTCTACCTCCTAGGGATATTCTCAGCTCTCTATATTCCTGTACTCCTACTAGCAGTGGCTGTTTTTCTAAGGGCAGCCATAATGATCCTCAGGGGTCAGGATAGGGCCACAGCATCCCGGGTATCAAGGATGATAAAGGTAGGCATGGCCCTGACATTCATCGCCTTTGCAGCTGGCAGCGGGACCATCACAGCACTCACAGGCCTTTCCTGA
- a CDS encoding rhodanese-like domain-containing protein produces MIFEIIKSEGISHNSYFLGSGSEAAVVDPRRDVDVYLELAERHRVRIRYIFETHRNEDYTIGSVELAGHVDAEILHGSALDFRYGTPVREGDTFRLGNLELEVLETPGHTYESISIAVRDTSVSDECLMVFVGDVLFAGETGRVDFFGPEKIPETAGLLYDSIHEKILPLGDHVLVCPAHGAGSVCGADIRDMDTTTAGYERLTNPYLQMGRDEFIEHKKSERLYTPPYFRRMEENNLRGLKLEREHLEALPLQDFRELMGEGAQVVDVRNPTSFCGGHIPDSLNIWQDGFAAFAGYFLNYEDPVLIVDDGRGVDPVRRSLIRLGYDNMAGYLAGGFPSWYMAGLEIMKMRAISVHELREMEGDFFLLDVRKITDRERFHIEGSEHIWVGDLPDNLDLIPEKDVVIYCDSGYKSTIAASILEGHGFNVTTVLGGIGAWLRAGYPVAGDV; encoded by the coding sequence ATGATATTTGAGATAATAAAATCTGAGGGGATATCCCATAACTCCTATTTTCTTGGCTCAGGTTCTGAGGCCGCCGTTGTGGATCCCAGGAGGGACGTCGATGTCTACCTGGAGCTTGCAGAGCGGCACAGGGTCAGAATAAGGTATATCTTCGAGACCCACCGCAATGAGGACTACACCATCGGGTCAGTGGAGCTTGCAGGACACGTGGATGCCGAGATACTCCACGGTTCAGCCCTCGACTTCAGGTATGGGACCCCTGTCAGGGAGGGTGACACCTTCAGGCTAGGGAACCTTGAACTGGAGGTCCTTGAAACACCAGGCCACACCTATGAGAGCATATCCATCGCTGTGCGTGATACCAGTGTATCCGATGAATGTCTGATGGTCTTTGTGGGTGACGTGCTCTTCGCGGGTGAAACAGGACGTGTTGACTTCTTCGGACCTGAAAAGATCCCTGAAACCGCCGGATTGCTCTATGACAGTATACATGAAAAGATACTCCCACTGGGGGACCATGTGCTTGTTTGCCCGGCCCACGGGGCGGGTTCCGTTTGCGGGGCCGATATAAGGGATATGGACACGACCACAGCTGGCTATGAGAGGCTCACGAACCCCTACCTGCAGATGGGCAGGGATGAGTTCATTGAACACAAAAAGTCAGAGAGGCTCTACACACCCCCCTACTTCAGGAGGATGGAGGAGAACAACCTCAGGGGATTGAAACTGGAAAGGGAGCACCTTGAAGCCCTCCCACTCCAGGACTTCAGGGAGCTCATGGGTGAAGGTGCCCAGGTCGTGGATGTCCGTAACCCCACCAGTTTCTGCGGTGGCCACATACCGGACAGCCTGAACATCTGGCAGGACGGATTCGCTGCCTTTGCAGGGTACTTCCTCAACTACGAGGACCCAGTACTTATAGTGGATGATGGGAGGGGTGTGGACCCTGTGAGGAGGTCCCTGATACGGCTGGGATACGATAACATGGCAGGATACCTTGCAGGTGGATTCCCCTCCTGGTACATGGCTGGACTTGAAATCATGAAAATGAGGGCCATCAGTGTCCATGAGTTAAGGGAGATGGAGGGTGACTTCTTCCTCCTGGACGTCCGTAAGATAACAGACAGGGAGAGGTTCCACATTGAGGGCTCAGAGCACATCTGGGTTGGTGATCTGCCAGATAACCTTGATTTGATCCCAGAGAAGGATGTTGTCATCTACTGTGACTCCGGTTACAAGTCAACCATTGCTGCGAGCATACTTGAAGGCCATGGTTTCAATGTGACCACCGTCCTTGGCGGTATCGGGGCCTGGCTGAGGGCAGGATACCCTGTAGCCGGTGATGTTTAA
- a CDS encoding pyridoxamine 5'-phosphate oxidase family protein produces the protein MSIVKIPLMTKEEYDEFIAENFISRIAFNGDYPYIAPFLYVFDGEHLYFLSTRYGRKIELLKRNPYVAVEIEHYSDDLSEYRFVTLQGQIVEENDPSTKRRVKEMFADLIEKRGLSRNILRALGHSPEDPLNCLVEMDRSYVWKLVEVVDIVGIKGGE, from the coding sequence ATGAGTATTGTTAAGATACCCCTGATGACAAAGGAAGAGTATGATGAGTTCATAGCAGAGAACTTCATAAGCAGGATAGCCTTCAACGGTGACTATCCATACATAGCCCCATTTCTCTATGTATTTGATGGGGAACACCTCTACTTCCTATCAACGAGGTACGGCAGGAAGATAGAGCTCCTCAAGAGGAACCCCTACGTCGCTGTTGAAATCGAACACTACAGTGATGACCTTTCAGAGTACCGCTTCGTTACACTGCAGGGCCAGATAGTTGAGGAGAATGACCCCTCAACAAAGAGGCGTGTGAAGGAGATGTTCGCTGACCTCATAGAGAAGCGGGGACTCTCAAGGAACATCCTCAGGGCTCTGGGGCATTCACCAGAGGACCCACTCAACTGTCTTGTGGAGATGGACCGATCCTATGTCTGGAAACTCGTTGAAGTGGTTGATATAGTCGGGATAAAGGGTGGTGAATGA
- a CDS encoding diacylglycerol/polyprenol kinase family protein has protein sequence MVGNILFILPLFESRLVITFLAAAPFILITFLISPYSPLRVKHRVSSYGHGLGLVYYSISWTILAYLFFKAPWVTGIGIAAMSYGDGFASLIGERFGRTTFSVLGDRKSLEGSLGMFIILLVMLPVVLTYYSQGFSPYLILGVALVSTLLEALTPRGLDNLTACFGAVAAYIILGGMGI, from the coding sequence ATGGTTGGTAACATCCTATTTATATTACCCCTCTTTGAGAGCCGTCTTGTCATAACATTCCTTGCAGCAGCCCCCTTCATCCTCATAACCTTCCTCATAAGTCCCTACTCCCCCCTCAGGGTGAAGCACCGGGTTTCATCCTATGGACACGGCCTTGGACTCGTATACTACTCCATCTCATGGACAATACTTGCATACCTCTTCTTTAAGGCCCCCTGGGTTACAGGTATAGGGATAGCTGCCATGTCCTATGGTGACGGGTTCGCAAGCCTGATAGGTGAGAGGTTCGGGAGGACGACCTTCAGTGTCCTGGGGGACAGGAAGAGCCTTGAGGGTTCACTGGGGATGTTCATCATCCTCCTGGTAATGCTCCCCGTGGTCCTCACCTACTACTCCCAGGGCTTCAGCCCATACCTTATCCTGGGGGTGGCCCTCGTATCAACTTTACTGGAGGCCCTCACACCCAGGGGACTTGACAACCTGACCGCCTGCTTTGGGGCTGTTGCAGCATACATCATCCTGGGGGGAATGGGTATTTGA
- the oadA gene encoding sodium-extruding oxaloacetate decarboxylase subunit alpha translates to MKGIKVVETAFRDAHQSLLATRLRTRDMIPIAEEMDRVGFFSLEAWGGATFDTCIRYLNEDPWDRLRELKEHVKRTPIQMLLRGQNLVGYKHYPDDIVRKFIEKSYENGVDVFRIFDALNDIRNMEYAIKVAREQDAHVQGVICYTISPYHTLESYVEFARELEALECDSVAIKDMAGLISPHDAHELVRALKEETDLMVNLHCHCTSGMTPMSYYAACEAGVDILDTAISPLSWGASQPPTESLVAALRDTPYDTGLDLEILKNIKKYFEEIRKKYSSLLDPIAEQIDTDVLIYQIPGGMLSNLVAQLKEQNALDRYEEVLEEMPRVRKDMGYPPLVTPTSQIVGIQAVMNVLSGERYSMVTNEVKDYFRGLYGRPPAPVDEEVARKVIGDEKPIDCRPADILKPQYDECRRRGEEMGIIEKEEDILTLALYPAIAPKFLRGEIEEEPLEPPAEEKPPAGEVPTVFHVEVDGDEFEVKVVPTGYMTIEEAEPEPVDVEGAVKSTMQGMVVKLKVSEGDQVNAGDVVAVVEAMKMENDIQTPHGGVVERIYASEGERIEAGDVIMVIK, encoded by the coding sequence ATGAAAGGGATAAAGGTCGTTGAAACAGCATTCAGGGATGCACACCAGTCACTTCTTGCAACACGCCTCCGTACAAGGGACATGATACCCATCGCAGAGGAAATGGACAGGGTGGGTTTCTTCTCACTGGAGGCATGGGGCGGTGCAACCTTCGATACATGCATACGCTACCTGAATGAGGATCCATGGGATAGACTGAGGGAACTTAAGGAACACGTGAAAAGGACACCGATACAGATGCTCCTCAGGGGCCAGAACCTTGTGGGGTACAAGCACTACCCCGACGACATAGTGAGGAAGTTCATTGAGAAATCCTATGAAAACGGTGTCGATGTATTCAGGATATTCGACGCCCTCAATGACATCAGGAACATGGAGTACGCCATAAAGGTCGCCAGGGAACAGGACGCCCATGTGCAGGGAGTCATCTGCTACACCATAAGCCCATACCACACCCTTGAGAGTTACGTGGAATTTGCAAGGGAACTCGAGGCCCTTGAATGTGACTCAGTTGCAATAAAGGACATGGCCGGGCTGATATCTCCACATGATGCCCACGAACTCGTGAGGGCCCTCAAGGAGGAGACCGACCTCATGGTGAACCTCCACTGCCACTGCACCAGTGGGATGACACCCATGAGTTACTATGCCGCCTGTGAGGCCGGCGTTGACATACTTGATACAGCCATATCACCACTATCATGGGGTGCATCCCAGCCACCTACAGAGAGCCTGGTGGCTGCACTCCGGGACACACCCTACGACACCGGCCTTGACCTTGAGATCCTGAAGAACATCAAGAAGTACTTTGAGGAGATCCGGAAGAAGTACAGCAGCCTCCTGGACCCCATAGCCGAGCAGATCGACACCGACGTCCTCATATACCAGATACCCGGCGGTATGCTGTCAAACCTTGTTGCGCAGCTCAAGGAACAGAACGCCCTTGACCGGTACGAGGAGGTCCTTGAGGAGATGCCCAGGGTGAGGAAGGACATGGGTTATCCTCCCCTTGTAACCCCAACCAGCCAGATAGTTGGTATACAGGCCGTTATGAACGTCCTGAGCGGTGAGAGGTACAGCATGGTCACCAATGAGGTGAAGGACTACTTCAGGGGACTCTACGGCAGACCACCTGCACCTGTAGATGAGGAGGTGGCAAGGAAGGTCATCGGCGACGAGAAACCCATCGACTGCAGACCCGCAGACATCCTCAAACCCCAGTATGATGAGTGCAGGAGGAGAGGTGAAGAGATGGGTATAATAGAGAAGGAGGAGGACATACTGACCCTCGCCCTCTACCCCGCCATTGCACCTAAATTCCTGAGGGGTGAAATCGAGGAGGAGCCCCTGGAGCCCCCTGCAGAGGAGAAACCCCCTGCAGGTGAAGTGCCAACCGTTTTCCACGTGGAGGTCGATGGTGACGAGTTCGAGGTCAAGGTGGTCCCCACGGGCTACATGACCATCGAGGAGGCGGAACCCGAACCAGTGGATGTTGAGGGTGCCGTTAAGTCCACCATGCAGGGCATGGTTGTGAAGCTCAAGGTCAGTGAGGGCGACCAGGTGAATGCAGGGGACGTTGTCGCTGTTGTTGAGGCCATGAAGATGGAGAACGATATCCAGACGCCCCATGGTGGTGTTGTTGAGAGGATATACGCCTCTGAGGGTGAAAGGATTGAAGCAGGCGACGTAATCATGGTCATAAAATAA
- a CDS encoding thymidylate kinase has translation MRFIVIDGLDGAGKDTHSELIRRRYLERGERVVFRSHPEEDNPYGKRAREALLRGGKVNHVRAAIFYALDVIRSLWLYRWRSNPGPDTLIFSRYLMGVAYLPGPLASLLYRLLSRVLPTTDYMFFLDVSPEESLRRLMERDEHEMFENLEDLTRTREKALRLAEGWYIINTEDPIEDVQRRIDEILDRLDGDLYEDNVPC, from the coding sequence TTGAGGTTCATAGTGATTGATGGTCTTGACGGGGCAGGGAAGGACACCCACTCGGAGCTGATAAGGAGGAGGTACCTTGAGAGGGGTGAGCGTGTTGTCTTCAGGTCCCACCCCGAGGAGGACAACCCCTACGGTAAGAGGGCCAGGGAGGCCCTCCTCAGGGGTGGTAAGGTCAACCACGTCAGGGCGGCCATATTCTACGCCCTGGACGTCATAAGGTCCCTGTGGCTCTACCGCTGGCGCTCCAACCCGGGCCCGGATACACTGATTTTTTCAAGGTACCTCATGGGTGTCGCCTACCTCCCTGGGCCCCTCGCATCCCTGCTTTACCGTCTGCTATCAAGGGTTCTGCCGACAACCGATTACATGTTCTTCCTGGATGTTTCCCCCGAGGAGTCCCTGAGGCGGCTGATGGAGAGGGATGAGCATGAAATGTTTGAAAACCTTGAGGACCTCACAAGGACCAGGGAGAAGGCCCTCAGACTTGCAGAGGGGTGGTACATAATAAACACAGAGGACCCCATCGAGGACGTTCAGAGGAGGATTGATGAGATCCTGGACAGACTTGACGGTGATTTATATGAGGATAACGTGCCTTGTTGA
- a CDS encoding MBL fold metallo-hydrolase, which produces MRITCLVEDRARPPLRGEHGLSLHIEGDVNILFDTGQSGLFIENAELLGVDLGDVDLAIISHGHYDHGGGLTHFLDVNENAEVLIGRGAFRGRQAVEDGAERFIGVEEIMDPRVRFVDGDMVLHDGYTILKGFSGPYRRPDGNSTLFMESASGLVPDTFDDELVLVVDGPGGLTVVTGCSHNGILNILDTVRAHFPDRGIGMVVGGLHISGDAPYVASEIHEFNIGKIYTGHCTSEEAFKVLGGSEDLGVLRTGTVIHD; this is translated from the coding sequence ATGAGGATAACGTGCCTTGTTGAGGATAGAGCAAGACCACCCCTCAGGGGCGAGCATGGACTGTCACTCCATATTGAGGGTGATGTGAACATACTATTTGATACCGGTCAGAGCGGCCTCTTCATCGAGAATGCTGAACTGCTTGGTGTTGATCTGGGGGATGTGGATCTGGCCATAATATCCCATGGACACTATGACCATGGCGGCGGCCTGACCCATTTCCTGGATGTGAATGAAAATGCAGAGGTTCTGATTGGTAGGGGGGCATTCAGGGGGCGCCAGGCTGTTGAAGATGGCGCTGAGAGGTTCATAGGGGTTGAGGAGATAATGGATCCCCGGGTAAGGTTCGTTGATGGGGATATGGTACTCCATGATGGATACACCATCCTGAAGGGTTTCAGTGGCCCCTACAGGAGGCCCGATGGTAACAGCACCCTCTTCATGGAGTCAGCATCAGGTCTGGTCCCTGACACCTTCGACGATGAACTTGTGCTGGTTGTTGATGGTCCAGGGGGGCTTACTGTTGTGACGGGGTGCTCACATAATGGTATACTGAACATACTAGACACTGTGAGGGCTCATTTCCCTGATAGGGGGATTGGAATGGTTGTTGGGGGCCTCCATATATCAGGGGATGCCCCCTATGTTGCCAGTGAGATCCATGAATTTAACATCGGGAAGATTTACACCGGCCACTGCACCTCAGAGGAGGCATTTAAGGTCCTGGGCGGATCAGAGGATTTAGGTGTGCTCAGAACAGGTACGGTGATCCATGATTAA
- a CDS encoding ATP-binding protein — protein sequence MAKIIIDYDECDACGECVDVCPMEVLIIVDGKLEVQHPEECNECEVCMDVCPNECIEVEED from the coding sequence ATGGCAAAGATAATCATAGATTATGATGAATGTGATGCATGTGGAGAATGTGTTGATGTATGCCCCATGGAGGTACTCATAATAGTTGATGGTAAGCTCGAGGTCCAGCACCCCGAGGAGTGCAATGAATGTGAGGTGTGCATGGACGTATGTCCAAACGAGTGCATAGAGGTTGAAGAGGACTGA
- a CDS encoding sensor histidine kinase, with the protein MLREIHHRVKNNLQVISSLLNLQKYHLDDGRAVAALDDSIIRIKSMAMIHEKLYQTESMVHVNFSEYIGDLVSEIRSNYPSGKIRFHCDLEDLELNINQAIPCGLIVNEALTNTMKHAFPGGSGDVWISMHGKDGSVEVSVADNGVGLPESFDPSVDGGLGMELMLNLASQLDGDINIDGREGVRVTLRFPLESDQ; encoded by the coding sequence ATGCTCAGGGAGATACACCACCGCGTCAAGAACAACCTCCAGGTGATCTCAAGCCTCCTGAACCTCCAGAAGTACCACCTAGATGATGGCAGGGCCGTAGCGGCCCTGGATGACAGCATAATCCGTATAAAGTCCATGGCAATGATCCATGAGAAGCTCTACCAGACCGAGAGCATGGTCCATGTGAACTTCTCTGAATACATAGGGGACCTGGTATCTGAAATCAGGTCAAACTATCCATCAGGAAAAATCAGGTTCCACTGCGACCTGGAAGACCTTGAACTCAACATAAACCAGGCCATACCCTGCGGGCTGATAGTCAATGAGGCCTTGACCAACACCATGAAGCACGCCTTCCCTGGGGGGTCAGGTGATGTGTGGATATCCATGCATGGAAAGGACGGGTCAGTGGAGGTCAGCGTAGCCGATAACGGCGTAGGCCTCCCCGAATCCTTTGACCCCTCAGTGGATGGTGGCCTTGGGATGGAGCTCATGCTGAACCTTGCCTCACAGCTTGACGGTGATATCAACATTGATGGCCGGGAGGGTGTCAGGGTGACCCTCAGGTTCCCCCTTGAATCTGATCAATAA
- a CDS encoding inositol-3-phosphate synthase: protein MGKIKIAIVGVGNCASSLIQGIYYYRNKGAGDSIGLMHWDIGGYMPGDIEVVAAFDIDKRKVGRDVSEAIFAPPNCTAVFCEDIPEMGVEVSMGHVLDGVAPHMRDYPENQTFVVADEEPVDVVEVLRESGAEILLNYLPVGSEEAARFYARCALEAGVAYINNMPVFIASDPEWAARFQEKGIPIVGDDIKAQLGATITHRTLTNLFKRRGVKLDRTYQINTGGNTDFLNMLNRDRLDSKKESKTEAVQSILGEDRLDDENIHIGPSDYIPWQKDNKICFLRMEGRLFGDVPMNLELRLSVEDSPNSAGCVIDAIRCCKLAIDRGIGGALTSISSYTMKHPPVQYTDDVAARMVDEFIAGERER from the coding sequence TTGGGTAAGATAAAGATCGCGATAGTAGGTGTGGGAAACTGTGCCAGCTCCCTGATTCAGGGGATATACTATTACCGTAATAAGGGTGCCGGTGATTCAATAGGGCTCATGCACTGGGATATAGGCGGCTACATGCCAGGGGATATTGAGGTCGTTGCCGCCTTCGATATAGATAAAAGGAAGGTGGGGAGGGATGTAAGTGAGGCCATATTCGCCCCTCCAAACTGCACAGCAGTCTTCTGTGAGGACATCCCGGAGATGGGCGTTGAGGTGTCCATGGGGCACGTCCTTGATGGTGTGGCCCCCCACATGAGGGACTACCCTGAAAACCAGACCTTCGTTGTGGCTGATGAGGAACCCGTGGATGTTGTCGAGGTCCTCAGGGAGAGCGGGGCTGAGATACTCCTCAACTATCTCCCGGTGGGTTCAGAGGAGGCCGCCAGGTTCTATGCCCGCTGCGCCCTCGAGGCAGGGGTGGCCTACATTAACAACATGCCCGTGTTCATTGCAAGTGACCCTGAATGGGCTGCAAGATTCCAGGAGAAGGGCATACCAATAGTCGGTGATGATATAAAGGCCCAGCTGGGGGCAACAATAACCCACCGGACCCTCACGAATCTCTTCAAGAGGAGGGGTGTTAAACTCGACCGCACCTACCAGATAAACACTGGTGGGAACACGGATTTCCTTAACATGCTGAACCGTGACCGTCTTGACTCAAAGAAGGAGTCCAAGACCGAGGCTGTCCAGTCAATACTCGGTGAGGACCGCCTGGATGATGAGAACATCCACATAGGGCCAAGTGACTACATACCCTGGCAGAAGGATAACAAGATCTGCTTCCTGAGGATGGAGGGAAGGCTCTTTGGGGATGTGCCCATGAACCTTGAACTCAGGCTGAGTGTTGAGGACTCCCCAAACTCTGCGGGTTGTGTTATTGACGCCATAAGGTGCTGCAAGCTTGCCATTGATCGGGGTATAGGCGGGGCCCTTACATCCATATCATCATATACCATGAAGCATCCCCCGGTCCAGTACACTGACGACGTGGCAGCGCGTATGGTGGATGAGTTCATTGCAGGTGAAAGGGAGAGATAA
- a CDS encoding ATP-binding cassette domain-containing protein, with the protein MPYNPPLRPRAEPLKGGDRYLVRDARKVRESIGIVFQSRALDDILTGREHLEMHAALYGVPRDVRDRRIEEVLELIALGDKADEYVKTYSGGMKRRLEIGRGLIHHPRVLFLDEPTLGLDPQTRESIWRYIEKLNREEDVTVLLTTHYMEEADKLCDEVAIMSHGEIIKADSPGNLKRELGADTITVRVDRARGFHEILEKQDYVKEAYLMDDEVKVLVERGENLVPEIVNLAARNNYYVRAVELEHPTLEDVFIKYTGRGISEA; encoded by the coding sequence ATCCCCTATAACCCTCCTCTCAGGCCCCGGGCTGAGCCTCTCAAGGGTGGGGATCGCTATTTAGTCAGGGATGCAAGGAAGGTCCGGGAATCCATAGGGATAGTCTTCCAGTCAAGGGCCCTCGACGATATACTCACAGGGAGGGAGCACCTTGAGATGCACGCCGCCCTCTACGGCGTACCCCGCGATGTAAGGGATAGGAGGATAGAGGAGGTCCTTGAACTCATAGCCCTCGGGGACAAGGCAGACGAGTACGTGAAGACCTACTCCGGGGGTATGAAGAGGCGCCTGGAGATAGGGCGGGGCCTCATACACCACCCAAGGGTGCTCTTCCTGGACGAGCCAACCCTGGGACTCGACCCCCAGACAAGGGAGAGCATATGGAGGTACATAGAGAAGCTCAACAGGGAGGAGGACGTCACAGTGCTCCTGACAACCCATTACATGGAGGAGGCAGATAAGCTCTGCGACGAGGTGGCCATAATGAGCCACGGTGAGATAATAAAGGCCGACAGTCCAGGGAACCTCAAAAGGGAGCTCGGCGCTGACACCATAACCGTCAGGGTTGACAGGGCCAGGGGATTCCATGAAATCCTTGAGAAACAGGACTACGTCAAGGAGGCATACCTGATGGATGATGAGGTTAAGGTGCTGGTTGAGAGGGGGGAGAACCTGGTCCCTGAGATAGTTAACCTGGCAGCCAGGAACAACTACTATGTGAGGGCAGTGGAACTCGAACACCCCACCCTTGAGGACGTATTCATAAAGTACACAGGCAGGGGAATAAGTGAGGCGTGA